A stretch of Oncorhynchus mykiss isolate Arlee chromosome 14, USDA_OmykA_1.1, whole genome shotgun sequence DNA encodes these proteins:
- the LOC110489026 gene encoding NXPE family member 3-like isoform X1: protein MFPLKLDLCVSISLCLNLTVIQSLDIWRMGRLLQLLILALILLICIYLLFVCQFNQCLLNVSPSNHLKYNHTSFTSCSGITNRTFTPTNDSLISKEEWESLLTELQWSLPPVVPLSTDEATNPTKCSFSVVNPNSNHTVGGFIDVILIARDTKNRIKTYGGDFFQAKLFNSELKASTYGAVTDHFNGTYTARLALHWPGPAKVSIRLVHSSEAVQVLCRQREQDPDKVYFKGYFEEGGKQETAICNAQRSPRLVGNESQCCCEYREPVTGETWFCRRPSSLPCHALTYHSMGGYQAVLSKVEMTLLKSSTNIIVPGNDSAIDVQQQDTEIRSQTKCRPGLHTSVPAGFYFQDHWTSLVCDSKSFPSAKLISGCLKDKQILMMGDSTLRQWFDYLEKTVPTLIRLNLHTSSKSGPFEAVDTQSNTRIIWRAHGIPIRTSKTPWADLHYIARELEDMAGGAHSVVVFTIWAHFTTYPLAMYAHRLVVIRRAVASLLSRSPTTLVVIKSANTGYKDVYGSDWLSWQLDMALRDIFRDLPVVLIDVWQMTSCHYSPDNIHPPSVVIQNEVDLFLSFVCPQSKML, encoded by the exons ATATATGGAGGATGGGAAGACTGCTTCAGCTACTGATATTGGCTTTGATTCTATTGATCTGCATTTATCTTTTATTT GTATGTCAATTCAACCAGTGCCTGCTGAATGTGTCACCATCCAATCATCTCAAATACAACCACACTAGCTTCACAAGTTGTAGTGGAATCACCAACAGGACATTTACACCAACCAATGACTCCTTAATAAGTAAAGAGGAATGGGAATCTCTGCTCACAGAGCTACAATGGTCATTACCGCCTGTTGTCCCCTTATCCACAGATGAGGCCACAAACCCCACTAAGTGCTCATTCTCTGTTGTCAACCCCAATTCAAACCACACAGTTGGAGGGTTTATAGATGTGATTTTGATAGCTAGAGATACTAAAAACAGGATCAAAACCTATGGAGGGGACTTTTTTCAGGCCAAGTTGTTTAACTCAGAACTTAAGGCCAGTACTTATGGAGCTGTAACAGACCACTTTAATGGCACCTACACTGCCCGTCTGGCCCTGCATTGGCCCGGAcctgccaaggtgtccatccgcCTAGTGCACTCTAGCGAGGCCGTGCAGGTACTGTGTAGGCAAAGGGAACAAGACCCAGATAAGGTCTACTTCAAAGGCTACTTTGAGGAGGGTGGCAAGCAGGAAACGGCGATTTGCAATGCCCAGAGAAGTCCTAGGCTGGTGGGGAACGAGTCACAGTGTTGCTGTGAGTACAGAGAGCCAGTCACTGGGGAGACCTGGTTCTGTCGGCGGCCATCTTCCCTGCCTTGCCATGCTTTGACCTATCACAGCATGGGCGGTTACCAGGCAGTACTCTCCAAGGTGGAGATGACCCTTCTAAAGAG TTCCACAAACATTATTGTACCAGGTAACGATTCAGCTATCGATGTCCAGCAACAGGACACTGAAATCC gaTCACAAACAAAATGTCGTCCTGGTTTGCACACCTCAGTACCAGCTGGATTCTACTTCCAGGATCACTGGACGTCCCTGGTGTGTGACTCAAAATCCTTTCCCTCAGCTAAACTGATATCTGGATGCTTGAAGGACAAACAGATCCTTATGATGGGTGACTCCACTCTCCGTCAGTGGTTCGACTACCTGGAGAAAACTGTGCCAA CATTGATACGCCTGAACCTTCACACATCAAGCAAATCGGGCCCCTTTGAGGCAGTCGACACCCAGTCCAACACCCGTATCATCTGGCGGGCCCATGGGATCCCTATACGGACAAGCAAGACCCCCTGGGCTGACCTTCACTACATCGCCAGGGAGTTGGAGGATATGGCAGGGGGTGCACACTCTGTAGTCGTCTTCACCATCTGGGCTCATTTCACCACGTACCCACTGGCTATGTACGCACACCGTCTGGTCGTCATCCGTAGGGCTGTGGCGTCGCTCCTTAGCCGATCTCCCACTACTCTGGTAGTGATCAAGTCAGCTAACACGGGCTACAAGGATGTGTATGGCAGCGACTGGCTCTCCTGGCAGCTCGACATGGCACTCAGGGACATTTTCAGGGACTTGCCCGTGGTCCTCATCGACGTTTGGCAGATGACCTCCTGCCACTATTCTCCGGACAACATTCACCCGCCCTCTGTGGTGATCCAAAATGAAGTGGATCTCTTCCTGTCCTTTGTTTGTCCACAGTCAAAAATGTTGTAG
- the LOC110489026 gene encoding NXPE family member 3-like isoform X2, whose translation MGRLLQLLILALILLICIYLLFVCQFNQCLLNVSPSNHLKYNHTSFTSCSGITNRTFTPTNDSLISKEEWESLLTELQWSLPPVVPLSTDEATNPTKCSFSVVNPNSNHTVGGFIDVILIARDTKNRIKTYGGDFFQAKLFNSELKASTYGAVTDHFNGTYTARLALHWPGPAKVSIRLVHSSEAVQVLCRQREQDPDKVYFKGYFEEGGKQETAICNAQRSPRLVGNESQCCCEYREPVTGETWFCRRPSSLPCHALTYHSMGGYQAVLSKVEMTLLKSSTNIIVPGNDSAIDVQQQDTEIRSQTKCRPGLHTSVPAGFYFQDHWTSLVCDSKSFPSAKLISGCLKDKQILMMGDSTLRQWFDYLEKTVPTLIRLNLHTSSKSGPFEAVDTQSNTRIIWRAHGIPIRTSKTPWADLHYIARELEDMAGGAHSVVVFTIWAHFTTYPLAMYAHRLVVIRRAVASLLSRSPTTLVVIKSANTGYKDVYGSDWLSWQLDMALRDIFRDLPVVLIDVWQMTSCHYSPDNIHPPSVVIQNEVDLFLSFVCPQSKML comes from the exons ATGGGAAGACTGCTTCAGCTACTGATATTGGCTTTGATTCTATTGATCTGCATTTATCTTTTATTT GTATGTCAATTCAACCAGTGCCTGCTGAATGTGTCACCATCCAATCATCTCAAATACAACCACACTAGCTTCACAAGTTGTAGTGGAATCACCAACAGGACATTTACACCAACCAATGACTCCTTAATAAGTAAAGAGGAATGGGAATCTCTGCTCACAGAGCTACAATGGTCATTACCGCCTGTTGTCCCCTTATCCACAGATGAGGCCACAAACCCCACTAAGTGCTCATTCTCTGTTGTCAACCCCAATTCAAACCACACAGTTGGAGGGTTTATAGATGTGATTTTGATAGCTAGAGATACTAAAAACAGGATCAAAACCTATGGAGGGGACTTTTTTCAGGCCAAGTTGTTTAACTCAGAACTTAAGGCCAGTACTTATGGAGCTGTAACAGACCACTTTAATGGCACCTACACTGCCCGTCTGGCCCTGCATTGGCCCGGAcctgccaaggtgtccatccgcCTAGTGCACTCTAGCGAGGCCGTGCAGGTACTGTGTAGGCAAAGGGAACAAGACCCAGATAAGGTCTACTTCAAAGGCTACTTTGAGGAGGGTGGCAAGCAGGAAACGGCGATTTGCAATGCCCAGAGAAGTCCTAGGCTGGTGGGGAACGAGTCACAGTGTTGCTGTGAGTACAGAGAGCCAGTCACTGGGGAGACCTGGTTCTGTCGGCGGCCATCTTCCCTGCCTTGCCATGCTTTGACCTATCACAGCATGGGCGGTTACCAGGCAGTACTCTCCAAGGTGGAGATGACCCTTCTAAAGAG TTCCACAAACATTATTGTACCAGGTAACGATTCAGCTATCGATGTCCAGCAACAGGACACTGAAATCC gaTCACAAACAAAATGTCGTCCTGGTTTGCACACCTCAGTACCAGCTGGATTCTACTTCCAGGATCACTGGACGTCCCTGGTGTGTGACTCAAAATCCTTTCCCTCAGCTAAACTGATATCTGGATGCTTGAAGGACAAACAGATCCTTATGATGGGTGACTCCACTCTCCGTCAGTGGTTCGACTACCTGGAGAAAACTGTGCCAA CATTGATACGCCTGAACCTTCACACATCAAGCAAATCGGGCCCCTTTGAGGCAGTCGACACCCAGTCCAACACCCGTATCATCTGGCGGGCCCATGGGATCCCTATACGGACAAGCAAGACCCCCTGGGCTGACCTTCACTACATCGCCAGGGAGTTGGAGGATATGGCAGGGGGTGCACACTCTGTAGTCGTCTTCACCATCTGGGCTCATTTCACCACGTACCCACTGGCTATGTACGCACACCGTCTGGTCGTCATCCGTAGGGCTGTGGCGTCGCTCCTTAGCCGATCTCCCACTACTCTGGTAGTGATCAAGTCAGCTAACACGGGCTACAAGGATGTGTATGGCAGCGACTGGCTCTCCTGGCAGCTCGACATGGCACTCAGGGACATTTTCAGGGACTTGCCCGTGGTCCTCATCGACGTTTGGCAGATGACCTCCTGCCACTATTCTCCGGACAACATTCACCCGCCCTCTGTGGTGATCCAAAATGAAGTGGATCTCTTCCTGTCCTTTGTTTGTCCACAGTCAAAAATGTTGTAG